AAATCCCATGTGGCTGATACTTGTATAGGCCACAAGGCGTTTGAGATCGGTTTGTGCATAGGACAGGATTGCTCCATAAATAATTCCTATCACGCCCAGCAGCATTGCCCATGGAGCTAATTCTCTTGCTGCTTCCGGGAATAAGGGGAGCACAAATCTTAGCATACCATAGGCTCCTGTTTTCAATAATAATGCTGCTAATATCAGACTCCCCGCTGTAGGAGCTTCGCTATGGGCATCCGGTAACCAGGAGTGAAAAGGGACAATGGGTAATTTTACCACAAATGCAATCATAAAACCCAGCATCAGCCAAAAGCCCGTATTTGGAGGGATGCTGGTGCCTAGTAATTGAAAGTAGTTGAAGGTATAAATACCGGTATTGCGTCCATGAATAAAATATAAGCCTAGTATGGCCAGGAGCATCAACAAGCCGCTGGCTTGAGTAAAAATGAAAAACTTGTAAGCTGCATATTCCCGTTTTTCGCTCCCCCATATTCCAATCAGGAAATACATGGGAATGAGCATAAGTTCCCAAAAGAAGTAAAATAAAAATAGATCCACGGCCAGGAATACGCCCGAAATTCCGGCTAGTATCCAGAGCAAATTGAAATAATAAAAACTCACACGTTCTTTCACCTCATTCCAGGAACATAGTACAGCCAAAATTCCAATGAAAAGAGTAAGCACCAGTAATAAGAGACTTAATCCATCAATAGCCAAATGAAAGCTTATGCCAAAGGCAGGTATCCAGTCTCGCTGGTAGTCAACCAACCAGTCGCTGGAAGCAGAAACGTTTATTTCGGTGTAATGGTGGACCCAAAATGATACTAAAGTAATAAAACAGCCAGTCACAGTACAAAGTGCAATCCATCGGGGGAAATGCTTATTCCATAGTCCCAGAAGGAAACTTAGTATGCCTCCACCAATTAATATGCCGATGAGATAGATTAGTATCATAATATGATTTGTATACCCAATATGATGATTGCACCTATAACCAGACCCATGATGTACCACCTGAGTGATCCTGATTGTGTAAACGATAAGGATCGGTAAAGACTAGTTGTCATATTTTCAATGCCTTGATAAAGTTTATCTATCACATCATTTTTATTGACGTTAGCGATGACTGTTATAGGTTTCACTATTAATACGTCATATAATTTATCAAAACCCCAACCTGACAGCCAGAATTGATAAAGCGCCCTGATAGCTGCTGTTTGTTTTAGTTTTTGAATATATATGGGTTGTTTATAATAGAGAATATAGGCTAGATAAATACCGGTAAAAGTTGCCAGGGAGGCGAGGAGCTGAAATAGTAATTCACTATTTACGGTAGATTTTAGAATAGTTTTTGGTAATGAATGCTGTAGTAGATCTGAAAAAAGTGTGAAATGACCAAAGTTGTCTGGTAGTTCAATAAAGCCTGCAAAAAGAGAGAAGAAAGCCAGTATGATCATTGGTATAGTCATTAGTTTGCCTGGCTGGTGACTGATTTCGGTTTTAGCTTTGCCCCAAAAAGTAAGGATCATCATTCTTGTGGTATAGGCAGCTGTAATGAAGGCTCCCAGCAAGGCAGTGAGCCACAATAGGGGAGTTCCGCGCTGACCGGCCCAGGCATACCAAAGAATCTGATCTTTACTATAGAAGCCGGCACTTATTAAAGGCAAGGCTGCCAGAGAGGCTGAGCCTATGAGGAAGGTCCAGAAAATAACTGGAAGCTTAGTTTTCAGCCCCCCCATTTTGAACATGTTATGCTCCTCATTCAGTGCCGCTATCACAGCGCCGGCTGCCAGGAATAATAGTGCTTTAAAAAATGCATGAATCATGAAATGGAAAATGGCGGTTGTCCATGCGCCAACACCCAGGGCAAGAAACATGTATCCGATCTGGCTAATGGTAGAATAGGCCAGAACTTTTTTGATGTCATATTGTGTAAGTGCGCTAAAACCGGCAATGAACAATGTCGCAGCTCCAATTACAGCTATTGTCATTTGCGTTATTGGCGAAAGCTGAAAAATAACGTGCACCCTGGCAATGAGGTAGACGCCGGCCGTTACCATGGTAGCGGCATGGATTAGTGCACTTACAGGCGATGGTCCTGCCATTGCATCAGGTAGCCAGGTTTGTAAAGGCAGTTGAGCTGATTTTCCAAGTCCACCTGCAAGCAATAAAAGTGCAGTAACTGTTGCCAGAGCAGCTCCTTGATGCCATAAGGCTGGTGCTTTAGCCAGTACATCAGGAATGACCAATGTGCCAAACTGGTAAAATATTACAAAAAGTCCGATAGCCATAGCAGTATCGCCAATTCTGGTCATGATAAAGGCCTTACGTGCAGCGTATCCGTTATCCGGATGCTCATACCAAAATCCAATGAGTAGGTAACTGCACAATCCTACACCTTCCCAACCCAAATAGAGTAATAATAAATCATTAGCTAAAACCAGTAGTAACATAGAAAAGACAAATAAATTCATAGCTGCAAAATAGCGGGAATAGTCTTTGTCATCGGCCATAAAGCCTACCGAATAAATATGTATGAGTGCCCCAATAAAGGTGATCACAAAAGTAAAAACGAGAGATAGTGCATCCAGGAAAAGAGTAA
This is a stretch of genomic DNA from Candidatus Pedobacter colombiensis. It encodes these proteins:
- the nuoL gene encoding NADH-quinone oxidoreductase subunit L; protein product: MNNLLWLIPALPLAGFLTLAFAGNRMSRTWIAAIGSGSVSLSAIITLIIGINFLIHPPVSGNYSQTLWTWMQVGSFNPKVTLFLDALSLVFTFVITFIGALIHIYSVGFMADDKDYSRYFAAMNLFVFSMLLLVLANDLLLLYLGWEGVGLCSYLLIGFWYEHPDNGYAARKAFIMTRIGDTAMAIGLFVIFYQFGTLVIPDVLAKAPALWHQGAALATVTALLLLAGGLGKSAQLPLQTWLPDAMAGPSPVSALIHAATMVTAGVYLIARVHVIFQLSPITQMTIAVIGAATLFIAGFSALTQYDIKKVLAYSTISQIGYMFLALGVGAWTTAIFHFMIHAFFKALLFLAAGAVIAALNEEHNMFKMGGLKTKLPVIFWTFLIGSASLAALPLISAGFYSKDQILWYAWAGQRGTPLLWLTALLGAFITAAYTTRMMILTFWGKAKTEISHQPGKLMTIPMIILAFFSLFAGFIELPDNFGHFTLFSDLLQHSLPKTILKSTVNSELLFQLLASLATFTGIYLAYILYYKQPIYIQKLKQTAAIRALYQFWLSGWGFDKLYDVLIVKPITVIANVNKNDVIDKLYQGIENMTTSLYRSLSFTQSGSLRWYIMGLVIGAIIILGIQIIL
- the nuoM gene encoding NADH-quinone oxidoreductase subunit M → MILIYLIGILIGGGILSFLLGLWNKHFPRWIALCTVTGCFITLVSFWVHHYTEINVSASSDWLVDYQRDWIPAFGISFHLAIDGLSLLLLVLTLFIGILAVLCSWNEVKERVSFYYFNLLWILAGISGVFLAVDLFLFYFFWELMLIPMYFLIGIWGSEKREYAAYKFFIFTQASGLLMLLAILGLYFIHGRNTGIYTFNYFQLLGTSIPPNTGFWLMLGFMIAFVVKLPIVPFHSWLPDAHSEAPTAGSLILAALLLKTGAYGMLRFVLPLFPEAARELAPWAMLLGVIGIIYGAILSYAQTDLKRLVAYTSISHMGFVMLGIFAFNELALQGVVMQLVTHAISTGALFIMAGMLKERLHTRDLNQMGGLWSQMPQMGAVSILLAMASLGLPGLGNFVAEFLILLGAFKANLLLTIIATIGLIFSAIYALRIVQKIFFGPAKTTDPIHDFSWRETLIMASLAFSLIWLGLYPQPIINTAKPIVNKLEKLFPAPPITSTTYRSVIIKKEEHNVK